A genomic stretch from Kribbella jejuensis includes:
- a CDS encoding polysaccharide deacetylase family protein: MTKPPGKLLPLVAALLCGAVLAQAASPSSRSVTSAAPVVSSTPHHGLLSTPVTSKRGEPSSTKETKETKEATPPPVKPKPDDWTLTDNGKVLYLTFDDGPQHEWTPKVLQVLRKHHAQATFFVLGIQAAQYPELIAAERAAGHHIGNHTYDHKTLTLLPDAKIRQEIAMGVKSKCLRPPGGGTNAKVAALAAAYHQRQVLWDVDTDDWKKPGTARIEHAILAGARPGAIILMHDGGGNRSQTVAALDHALTKLTQQGYTYRALPC; encoded by the coding sequence ATGACCAAGCCGCCCGGCAAGCTTCTGCCGTTGGTCGCCGCTCTGCTCTGCGGTGCCGTTCTCGCCCAAGCCGCCTCTCCGTCCTCGCGCTCCGTCACCTCGGCCGCGCCGGTCGTCTCGAGCACGCCGCACCACGGGCTGCTCAGTACGCCGGTCACGTCGAAGCGCGGTGAACCCTCGTCCACCAAGGAAACCAAGGAAACCAAGGAAGCCACGCCTCCCCCGGTGAAGCCGAAGCCCGACGACTGGACCCTGACCGACAACGGCAAGGTCCTGTACCTGACGTTCGACGACGGCCCGCAACACGAGTGGACGCCGAAAGTTCTTCAGGTACTGCGCAAACACCACGCCCAGGCCACGTTCTTCGTGCTCGGGATCCAGGCCGCGCAGTACCCCGAACTCATCGCCGCCGAGCGCGCCGCCGGGCACCACATCGGCAACCACACCTACGACCACAAGACGCTGACGCTGCTCCCGGACGCGAAGATCCGGCAGGAGATCGCGATGGGCGTGAAGTCCAAGTGTCTGCGCCCGCCGGGTGGTGGCACGAACGCGAAGGTCGCGGCGCTCGCAGCGGCGTACCACCAGCGGCAGGTGCTGTGGGACGTCGACACCGACGACTGGAAGAAGCCTGGTACGGCGCGCATCGAGCACGCGATCCTGGCCGGCGCCCGCCCCGGCGCGATCATCCTGATGCACGACGGCGGCGGCAACCGCTCCCAGACCGTCGCGGCGCTCGACCACGCGCTCACCAAACTCACCCAGCAGGGCTACACGTACCGCGCGCTGCCCTGTTAG
- a CDS encoding bifunctional metallophosphatase/5'-nucleotidase, giving the protein MTDSGERTTMTRRTVIGGAAALAAAGFQAVPAYAGGGSGRTVRLTVMGTTDLHGNVFNWDYFKNAEYDDSAHNDIGLAKVSTLVSAVRDRIAADRHAPRPLLLDAGDTIQGTPLAYYYAKIEPITGGTTHPMAAAMNRIGYDAAALGNHEFNYGLDILRRFQQQLRFPLLGANAQDWTTGLPAFPPYVLKRVHVPGEKPITVGILGLTNPGIAIWDKANVENKLKFGGIVELAQQWVPKVRAAGADIVIASVHSGMDLSSSYGDALPYPENASVLMAETVPGIDAVLVGHAHLEIPERLVTNKTSGQQVVLSEPLKWGMRLSLFDVDLQKVRGQWQVVGRHSQVLNANTVDADPDVVDLLQKDHDKVVTYVNSKIGTCTEAMSAATAPWEDTAALDFVNFIQADAVAKALAGTAQASLPVLAIAAPFNRAAAIPAGDVSIRDVAGLYVFDNTLLAVTMTGQQVKEYLEFSATYYKQVTGSGPFTSDQITNAPTPTAPNGTPDYNYDIVGGLSKPLTYKIDIAKPAGSRITDLAYDGTPVAPDQQFVVAVNNYRQSGGGNFPHVKTAPVVYNRQVEIRQLMIDYVTATGTVDPKTFHTVDWSLTSNGTPITVTG; this is encoded by the coding sequence ATGACCGACAGCGGTGAGCGGACCACGATGACACGAAGGACGGTAATCGGCGGTGCGGCCGCACTGGCCGCGGCCGGGTTCCAGGCGGTTCCGGCGTACGCCGGTGGCGGCTCGGGGAGGACCGTCCGGCTGACCGTGATGGGCACCACCGACCTGCACGGCAACGTGTTCAACTGGGACTACTTCAAGAACGCCGAGTACGACGACTCCGCGCACAACGACATCGGCCTGGCGAAGGTCTCGACGCTGGTCAGCGCCGTCCGCGACCGGATCGCGGCCGACCGGCACGCGCCACGGCCGCTGCTGCTCGACGCGGGCGACACCATCCAGGGCACCCCGCTGGCGTACTACTACGCGAAGATCGAGCCGATCACCGGCGGTACGACGCACCCGATGGCGGCCGCGATGAACCGCATCGGGTACGACGCGGCGGCGCTCGGCAACCACGAGTTCAACTACGGCCTGGACATCCTACGCAGGTTCCAGCAGCAGCTGCGGTTCCCGCTGCTCGGCGCGAACGCCCAGGACTGGACGACCGGTCTGCCCGCGTTCCCGCCGTACGTGCTGAAGCGGGTGCACGTGCCGGGGGAGAAGCCGATCACGGTCGGCATCCTCGGCCTGACCAACCCGGGTATCGCGATCTGGGACAAGGCGAACGTCGAGAACAAGCTGAAGTTCGGCGGCATCGTCGAGCTCGCGCAGCAGTGGGTGCCGAAGGTCCGCGCGGCGGGTGCCGACATCGTGATCGCGTCCGTGCACTCGGGCATGGACCTGTCCTCGTCGTACGGCGACGCGCTGCCGTACCCGGAGAACGCGTCGGTGCTGATGGCCGAGACTGTTCCGGGCATCGACGCCGTACTGGTCGGCCACGCGCACCTGGAGATCCCCGAGCGGCTCGTCACGAACAAGACGAGCGGCCAGCAGGTCGTGCTCAGCGAGCCGTTGAAGTGGGGCATGCGGCTGTCGCTGTTCGACGTGGACCTGCAGAAGGTCCGCGGGCAGTGGCAGGTCGTCGGCCGGCACAGCCAGGTGCTGAACGCGAACACCGTCGACGCCGATCCGGACGTGGTGGACCTGCTGCAGAAGGACCACGACAAGGTCGTCACGTACGTCAACTCGAAGATCGGCACCTGCACCGAGGCGATGTCGGCGGCGACCGCGCCGTGGGAGGACACCGCCGCGCTGGACTTCGTGAACTTCATCCAGGCCGACGCGGTCGCGAAGGCACTCGCCGGTACGGCGCAGGCGTCGCTGCCGGTGCTGGCGATCGCGGCGCCGTTCAACCGGGCCGCTGCGATCCCGGCCGGCGACGTCTCGATCCGCGATGTCGCGGGGCTGTACGTGTTCGACAACACGCTGCTCGCGGTGACGATGACGGGTCAGCAGGTCAAGGAGTACCTGGAGTTCTCGGCGACGTACTACAAGCAGGTCACCGGCAGCGGGCCGTTCACGTCCGACCAGATCACGAACGCCCCGACGCCGACCGCGCCGAACGGTACGCCGGACTACAACTACGACATCGTCGGCGGCCTCAGCAAGCCGCTCACGTACAAGATCGACATCGCCAAGCCGGCCGGCTCCCGGATCACCGACCTCGCCTACGACGGCACGCCGGTCGCGCCCGACCAGCAGTTCGTCGTTGCGGTGAACAACTACCGCCAGTCGGGCGGCGGCAACTTCCCGCACGTGAAGACGGCCCCCGTCGTCTACAACCGGCAGGTGGAGATCCGCCAGCTGATGATCGACTACGTCACCGCGACCGGCACGGTCGACCCGAAGACGTTCCACACCGTCGACTGGTCGCTGACCTCCAACGGCACCCCGATCACCGTGACCGGTTAG
- a CDS encoding nicotinamidase, producing MSRALIVVDVQNDFCEGGSLAVAGGADVAFRIGELLHQWHEAEPDDRQYAFVVATRDHHIDPGDHFSRTPDFVHSWPPHCIAGTDGVSFHPNLDPQPFDAIFDKGEYAAAYSGFEGKSHEGGHPLADWLRDKGVTDVDVCGIATDYCVRATALDAHKAGFGTTVLTTLTAGVAEPTTTQALAELQTAGVTLA from the coding sequence ATGTCCCGGGCACTGATCGTGGTTGATGTGCAGAACGACTTCTGCGAAGGCGGCAGCCTGGCCGTCGCCGGCGGAGCGGATGTCGCGTTCCGGATCGGCGAGCTCCTGCACCAGTGGCACGAGGCGGAGCCGGACGACCGGCAGTACGCGTTCGTCGTCGCGACCCGCGACCACCACATCGACCCGGGCGACCACTTCTCCCGTACGCCCGACTTCGTGCACTCCTGGCCCCCCCACTGCATCGCCGGCACCGACGGCGTCAGCTTCCACCCGAACCTCGACCCGCAACCCTTCGACGCGATCTTCGACAAGGGCGAGTATGCCGCCGCGTACTCCGGCTTCGAAGGCAAGTCCCACGAGGGCGGCCACCCGCTGGCCGACTGGCTCCGCGACAAAGGCGTGACCGATGTGGACGTCTGCGGCATCGCCACCGACTACTGCGTCCGAGCCACCGCCCTGGACGCCCACAAAGCCGGCTTCGGCACCACAGTCCTCACCACCCTCACCGCCGGCGTGGCCGAACCCACCACCACCCAGGCCCTGGCCGAACTCCAAACCGCGGGTGTAACCCTCGCCTGA
- a CDS encoding SDR family NAD(P)-dependent oxidoreductase yields the protein MDLGFKDAAVLVTGGSSGIGRATAIAYGQEGARVAITYNSRKDAAEAVLEEIEAAGGTAYAVPMDLGAPESIAAAVESVVSHFGGLDAVVANAVSWGTLGYDERPSKIEESRPEWWTQIIRANLEGNFHLVQQVAPALRRSEHGRLVLISTDLAERGMAGAWAYGAAKAGLHGLAASLQHDLGADGVLVNVVLPGITLDNGAHRVIPQPALESIAAGFTARHLPDASELADAILFLTSPRTKSIQGELLHVTGGELIPA from the coding sequence ATGGACCTGGGTTTCAAGGACGCGGCAGTGCTGGTGACGGGTGGGTCGTCCGGGATCGGCCGGGCCACCGCGATCGCCTACGGGCAGGAAGGGGCGCGTGTCGCGATCACCTACAACTCCCGCAAGGACGCCGCTGAGGCGGTCCTCGAGGAGATCGAGGCCGCGGGTGGTACGGCGTACGCGGTGCCGATGGATCTCGGTGCGCCGGAGTCGATCGCCGCGGCGGTCGAGTCGGTGGTCTCGCACTTCGGCGGGCTGGATGCGGTGGTGGCGAACGCGGTGAGCTGGGGCACGCTCGGGTACGACGAACGGCCGTCGAAGATCGAGGAGTCGCGGCCGGAGTGGTGGACGCAGATCATCCGGGCGAACCTCGAGGGCAACTTCCACCTGGTGCAGCAGGTCGCGCCGGCGCTGCGGCGCTCCGAGCACGGGCGGCTGGTGCTGATCTCGACGGACCTCGCGGAGCGCGGAATGGCCGGCGCGTGGGCGTACGGCGCGGCGAAGGCGGGCCTGCACGGGCTGGCGGCGAGCCTGCAGCACGATCTGGGCGCGGACGGCGTACTCGTGAACGTCGTACTGCCTGGCATCACGCTGGACAACGGCGCACACCGGGTCATCCCGCAACCCGCCCTGGAGAGCATCGCGGCCGGCTTCACCGCCCGCCACCTGCCCGACGCCTCCGAACTCGCGGACGCGATTCTGTTCCTCACCTCGCCCCGCACCAAATCGATTCAGGGCGAGCTCCTCCACGTGACCGGTGGCGAGCTGATTCCTGCTTGA
- a CDS encoding fibronectin type III domain-containing protein, producing MKKAVLAVVAAGAVVAAALVPAGPSVQAATGAAAARSAPRGFGSALSSVQSPSWQTNASVNALAVAGDLVFAGGLFTRIRPPGKARGVGDAARKYFAVFNRTTGAPTRFAPSVNGPVWAVATSPNGRWVVIGGDFTVVDGVPRSRIAMFNVATGKLVAGWDPVVNYRVAALKLTDSTVYLGGSFGAVDKVARGNVAAVSLSTGALLPWDPDADDDVHAIELSTDGARVFVGGGFNEIGGRYSHALAMLNTSDGSAFDMPAAAAIPEQTRACDSRVKDLEVQGNKVFASNAGSGVGCYDGVLAADARTGKLIWQSHCLGATEAIKAIGNWLYKGSHAHDCSADGEFHDKTGMHHLLVYSTLTGKLGPWNPNTDAGGTTLVGPLAFASGGNDLWAGGDFTQVNGVPQEGLTRFTNAPGGAAPARPAAPKVASARPNKVTIAFSPVLDRDNMTLTYFVYRGNTRIGTWSRTSNSWTKPTVTSVTDAGLTSGQKLSYHVEVSDGRNVSKGPPATVKVR from the coding sequence ATGAAGAAGGCTGTTCTGGCGGTTGTCGCTGCTGGTGCCGTGGTTGCTGCGGCGCTGGTGCCGGCCGGGCCGAGTGTGCAGGCGGCGACCGGGGCGGCAGCGGCGCGGAGCGCGCCGCGGGGGTTCGGGTCGGCGTTGTCGTCGGTGCAGTCGCCGAGCTGGCAGACGAACGCGAGTGTCAACGCGCTCGCCGTCGCCGGGGACCTCGTGTTCGCCGGCGGTCTGTTCACCCGGATCCGCCCGCCGGGCAAGGCCCGCGGCGTGGGTGATGCGGCCCGGAAGTACTTCGCGGTCTTCAACCGGACCACCGGTGCACCGACCCGGTTCGCGCCGAGTGTGAACGGCCCGGTGTGGGCCGTCGCGACATCGCCCAACGGCCGGTGGGTAGTGATCGGCGGGGACTTCACCGTCGTCGACGGAGTGCCGCGGTCGCGGATCGCGATGTTCAACGTTGCCACCGGCAAGCTCGTGGCCGGCTGGGACCCGGTGGTCAACTACCGGGTCGCCGCGCTCAAGCTGACCGACAGCACGGTCTACCTCGGCGGTTCGTTCGGCGCGGTCGACAAGGTTGCCCGCGGCAACGTCGCGGCGGTCAGCCTGAGTACCGGCGCGCTGCTGCCGTGGGACCCGGACGCGGACGACGACGTGCACGCGATCGAGCTGTCCACCGACGGGGCCCGGGTCTTCGTCGGCGGCGGGTTCAACGAGATCGGTGGTCGCTACTCGCACGCGCTCGCGATGCTGAACACCTCCGACGGGTCCGCGTTCGACATGCCGGCCGCCGCCGCGATCCCGGAGCAGACGCGGGCCTGCGACAGCCGCGTGAAGGACCTGGAAGTCCAAGGGAACAAGGTGTTCGCGTCCAACGCCGGCTCCGGTGTCGGCTGCTACGACGGTGTGCTCGCCGCCGACGCCCGGACCGGGAAGCTGATCTGGCAGAGCCACTGCCTGGGCGCGACCGAGGCGATCAAGGCGATCGGCAACTGGCTGTACAAGGGCTCGCACGCCCACGACTGCAGCGCCGACGGCGAGTTCCACGACAAGACCGGTATGCACCACCTGCTCGTCTACAGCACGCTCACCGGCAAACTCGGCCCGTGGAACCCGAACACCGACGCCGGCGGTACGACACTGGTCGGCCCGCTGGCGTTCGCGTCCGGGGGCAACGACCTGTGGGCCGGCGGCGACTTCACCCAGGTGAACGGCGTACCGCAGGAAGGGCTGACCCGATTCACCAACGCACCGGGCGGCGCCGCACCGGCCCGGCCCGCGGCGCCGAAGGTGGCGAGCGCACGGCCGAACAAGGTGACGATCGCCTTCAGTCCCGTGCTAGACCGCGACAACATGACGCTCACATACTTCGTCTACCGCGGCAACACCCGGATCGGCACCTGGTCCCGTACGTCGAACTCGTGGACGAAACCGACCGTCACCTCGGTCACCGACGCCGGCCTGACCAGTGGCCAAAAGCTCTCGTACCACGTCGAGGTCAGCGACGGCCGCAACGTCTCCAAGGGCCCGCCAGCCACCGTCAAGGTCCGCTGA
- a CDS encoding sulfite exporter TauE/SafE family protein yields MTGPEQLAVVGAGLGAGILTSTVGVASLLSFPVLIALGIPPVVANASNTLGLLPGALSGVFGYRREIREVPQRQVIVVVLVCAIGAIGGAALLLALPSKVFAAAAPWLILFTCLVVGVQPWISRWLRARTDHPHDLRRSMSPATILGTTLTGVYGGYFGAGAGVMMMAVLGLGLDLELRVVNGLKTLALLAANLVAGVIFLFIADLNLRAAALLAAGSIVGGYAGAHIGRRLPATFLRILIVLAGITAAVLML; encoded by the coding sequence GTGACGGGTCCCGAGCAGCTGGCGGTTGTGGGTGCGGGGCTCGGGGCGGGGATTCTGACGTCGACGGTCGGCGTCGCGTCGTTGCTGAGTTTCCCGGTGCTGATCGCGTTGGGGATCCCGCCGGTGGTCGCGAACGCGTCGAACACGCTCGGTCTGCTGCCCGGCGCTCTGAGCGGCGTGTTCGGTTACCGGCGCGAGATCCGCGAGGTGCCGCAGCGGCAGGTCATCGTCGTCGTACTGGTCTGCGCCATCGGAGCGATCGGTGGCGCCGCCCTGCTGCTGGCGCTCCCGTCGAAGGTTTTCGCGGCGGCGGCGCCCTGGTTGATCCTCTTCACCTGCCTGGTCGTCGGCGTTCAGCCGTGGATCTCCCGCTGGCTGCGCGCCCGCACCGATCACCCGCACGACCTCCGCCGATCGATGTCCCCGGCAACAATTCTCGGGACGACGTTGACCGGCGTGTACGGCGGGTACTTCGGTGCCGGTGCCGGCGTGATGATGATGGCTGTTCTCGGTCTCGGCCTGGACCTCGAGCTGCGGGTGGTCAACGGGCTGAAGACCCTGGCACTGCTGGCCGCCAACCTGGTCGCCGGCGTCATCTTCCTGTTCATCGCCGACCTCAACCTCCGAGCGGCCGCCCTACTCGCCGCCGGCTCGATCGTCGGCGGCTACGCCGGCGCCCATATCGGCCGCCGCCTCCCCGCGACGTTCCTGCGCATCCTCATCGTCCTGGCAGGCATCACAGCAGCGGTGCTGATGCTCTAG
- a CDS encoding YdcF family protein has translation MVISFGIAAFWFLIFGVSFLRDRRMFKNGIFLVLALMFAGLGVIFTVETVSRPVAVALVWVIVIAIPVAIGVLAVFLVINGVTMLRRERRRLSNLLSLLVGLGIIGFVIFSVLVQQIGWEPLAAVRSVLLGVLTYMSFLFLCFLVYAFVYSRVRSSRKVDFVVVLGAGLIGSRVPPLLASRLDRAKQVYERAVRRGRSPRIVTSGGQGPGEDVPESQAMAAYLVERGVPNDRIIREDKSTTTWENLTFSRDLMVELLPSYRCLIVTNNFHAFRAALTARKARVNGQVVGSPTAAYYWPTATIREFVAVLASHPYLNGIICLVIAIGAVAQHI, from the coding sequence ATGGTCATCTCGTTCGGTATCGCCGCCTTCTGGTTCCTGATCTTCGGCGTCAGCTTCCTGCGCGACCGGCGGATGTTCAAGAACGGGATCTTCCTGGTCCTGGCGCTGATGTTCGCGGGGCTCGGCGTGATCTTCACGGTCGAGACCGTGAGCAGACCGGTCGCGGTCGCGCTGGTGTGGGTGATCGTGATCGCGATCCCGGTGGCGATCGGCGTCCTCGCGGTGTTCCTGGTGATCAACGGCGTCACGATGCTGCGCCGCGAACGCCGGCGGCTTTCAAACCTGCTCTCGCTGCTGGTCGGGCTCGGGATCATCGGGTTCGTGATCTTCAGCGTGCTCGTGCAGCAGATCGGATGGGAGCCGCTGGCCGCGGTCCGGTCGGTGCTGCTCGGCGTACTCACCTACATGTCATTCCTGTTCCTGTGCTTTCTGGTGTACGCGTTCGTCTACAGCCGGGTCCGGTCGTCGCGGAAGGTCGACTTCGTCGTCGTCCTCGGGGCGGGGCTGATCGGATCGCGCGTGCCGCCGCTGCTGGCGAGCCGGCTCGACCGGGCGAAGCAGGTGTACGAGCGAGCTGTTCGCCGCGGACGCTCACCGCGGATCGTGACGTCGGGCGGCCAGGGGCCTGGAGAGGACGTACCGGAGTCGCAGGCGATGGCGGCGTACCTCGTCGAGCGCGGCGTACCGAACGACCGGATCATCCGCGAGGACAAGTCCACGACCACCTGGGAGAACCTGACCTTCAGCCGCGACCTGATGGTCGAGTTGCTTCCGTCGTACCGGTGCTTGATCGTCACGAACAACTTCCACGCGTTCCGCGCCGCCCTGACCGCCCGCAAGGCCCGGGTCAACGGCCAGGTGGTCGGCTCGCCCACCGCCGCGTACTACTGGCCGACAGCAACGATCCGTGAGTTCGTCGCGGTGCTGGCGAGCCATCCGTACCTCAACGGGATCATCTGCCTGGTGATCGCCATCGGCGCTGTCGCGCAGCACATCTAG